The stretch of DNA CTTGTTGTCTCTCGCGGCTGGGGCGCCTGTCCAGACGCCATGCGGCACAATGCCGCGTATGTTCGAGTTCACCATTCAGGCCCGCGAGGGCCGGGCGCGCGTCGCGCAGTTCCACACGCCGCGCGGCACGGTCACAACGCCGATGTTCATGCCCGTCGGGACGCAGGGTACGGTCAAGGGCATCAGCCCCCAGGAACTGTTGGACATTGGCTCACAGATGATTCTGGGCAACACCTATCACCTCATGCTCCGCCCGGGAGAGGCGCTGGTGGCCGCGCACGGGGGCCTGCCGGGCTTCACGGCCTATCCCGGCCCCTTCCTGACCGATTCTGGTGGCTTCCAAGTGATGAGTCTGGGCCACATGCGCAAGATCACCGAGGAGGGCGTGACCTTCAAAAGTCATCTGGACGGCAGCGCGGTGCAGCTGACCCCGGAGCGCAGTATCGCCGTGCAAGAGGCCCTGGGCGCCGACATCATCATGGCGTTTGATGAGTGTCCCCCCTACCCGGCAGAACGCGAGTACATTCAGCGCAGTCTGGAGCGCACCGAGCGCTGGCTGGCGCGCTGCCTGCAGGCCAAGACCAAGCCAGAGCAGGCCCTCTTTGCCATCGTACAGGGGGGCGTGCACCATGACTTGCGCCAGCAGAGCTTGGAGCTAACGCTGCCCCATAACACCCCCGGCTTTGCGTTGGGTGGCCTAGCGGTGGGCGAGCCCAAGGAAGAGATGTACCCTGCGGTGGCCTATACGGCCGAGCGCCTCCCCGACCACAAGCCCCGTTACCTGATGGGTGTAGGTCACCCCGAGGATCTGGTGGCGGGCATCGCGCTGGGTGTAGACATGTTTGACTGTGTGTACCCTACCCGCACGGGCCGTTTTGGCTACGCGCTGACGGACGATGGCCGCCTGAACCTGAACGCCAGTGCGCCGCGCCAGCAGCTGGTCCCGCTGGACCCCGAGTGCGACTGTTACGCCTGTCAGCACTACACCCGTGCCTATCTGGCGCACCTGGTCAAGGCGGAGGAGATGCTTGGGCCGCGGATGCTCTCGCTGCACAATTTGCGCTATCTCCACCGTCTGGTGGAGCGCACGCGGAATGCCATTCAGAGCGGCACATTTGGCAGCTGGGCCAGGGCATGGGCCGAGCGGTACTTTAAGGCGAGCGTGCCCGCCTGGTTTGAGGAGGCTCTGGCGACGGGCGGCCAAGAGCTTGTCTTGCCCACCCAACCCTAAAAAGAGCGGCCCATACGCCTTCATCACTTGATCAGAAATAGGTCAAAGCGCGTAAAATGACGGTTTTATGGGGCTCTCAGGGTTGACCGGGTCTCTTTCATGCTTGTATCATCCGCCTGATCTGGCATTTCTGAACCGACAGGCGAAGAATGTCAGGTTGCGCGAAGGAACACGGGAAGCGGCGAACTACACCTGGGAGAGGAAACCCGGCAACTCGCCCCTGCGTCTACTTCAGAGCTGCGAGAAGGTGCTCCGACGCGCGACGACCTTTTGGGGGTTCATATGAAGAAAAGCCTGCTCGTTCTCACCGCTGCGCTGTCCTTCGGCGTTGCCGCTGCGCAGACCACTGCGCCCGCGAGCGCGCCCCAGGTGCCCGCACTGACCGACGTGCCCGCCGGTCACTGGGCCAAGGACGCCATCGACCGTCTGGTCAGCACCGGGATCATCCTGGGCTACCCCGACGGCACCTTCCGCGGCACGCAGAACCTGACCCGCTATGAAGCGGCCGTCATCATTGCGCGCCTGCTGGATCAGATGCGTACGGGCCAAGTGGCACCCAGCGAGATCGACCCCGAGACCCTGACGGCGCTGCAGAACGCCATCCAGGAACTCGCTGCCGATCTGGCCGCTCTGGGCGTGCGCGTCAGCGACCTGGAAGAGAACATGGTCAGCCGCGACGACTTCGCCCGTCTGGAAGAGCGCGTCGAGATGATCGCCGCGGCCAACGGTGACGCCGAGGCCCTGGCGGGCATCACCGCCCAGATCGAGGAGCTGACCGCCCGCGCCGACGACTACGACACCCTGCGTGCCGACGTTGACGACAACGCGAGCTCCATCGCCGCCCTGAACGACCTGACCGTGCTGCTGAACCAGGACATCCTGAACCTGCAAGACCGCGTCAGCGCCGTGGAAGCCGCCCAGGCCGATCTGGTGGCCCGCGCCGACTTCGACAACCTCGCTGGCCGCGTGGGCGTCGTGGAAACCCGCGTCAACAGCATCGACAACCGCGTGACCCAGCTGGAGAAGTACGCCTTCAATATCCAGCCCACCCTGAGCGCCACCTACTACGTGGCCCGCAGCACCCGCGACATGGACTTTGACCGCCTGATCCCGGGCACGGTCTTCACCACGGGTACGGACGGCAATGCCGACACGGCCGATACGGCCGTGGACTACGCCGATATGACTGGCGGCCGCAGCCCCGTGATCAACGACGCCGCGAACTACTACGGCTTCTCGGGTGCGGGCAACCTGCCCAACGGCGCCGTGCGCCGCGAAGGCGAAACCACCATC from Deinococcus multiflagellatus encodes:
- the tgt gene encoding tRNA guanosine(34) transglycosylase Tgt — translated: MFEFTIQAREGRARVAQFHTPRGTVTTPMFMPVGTQGTVKGISPQELLDIGSQMILGNTYHLMLRPGEALVAAHGGLPGFTAYPGPFLTDSGGFQVMSLGHMRKITEEGVTFKSHLDGSAVQLTPERSIAVQEALGADIIMAFDECPPYPAEREYIQRSLERTERWLARCLQAKTKPEQALFAIVQGGVHHDLRQQSLELTLPHNTPGFALGGLAVGEPKEEMYPAVAYTAERLPDHKPRYLMGVGHPEDLVAGIALGVDMFDCVYPTRTGRFGYALTDDGRLNLNASAPRQQLVPLDPECDCYACQHYTRAYLAHLVKAEEMLGPRMLSLHNLRYLHRLVERTRNAIQSGTFGSWARAWAERYFKASVPAWFEEALATGGQELVLPTQP